The Leptospira brenneri genome includes a window with the following:
- a CDS encoding anthranilate synthase component II: MFLLIDNYDSFTYILYQYLNQIIPTTVIRHNEDLPADLYEKYKAVILSPGPGLPKTSGKLLSHLQSVYQSLPVLGICLGHQAIAEVAGASLEQTPEIFHGRPSEIQHNGMGLFKNIPNGFLANRYHSWAVSKVSLPQELEVTAETKDGVIMGIRHRKWNKVFGVQFHPESILTEHGETLLRNFYEEVIT, encoded by the coding sequence ATGTTCCTTCTCATCGACAATTACGACTCGTTTACTTATATTCTGTACCAATACCTGAACCAAATCATACCAACAACAGTCATCCGGCATAATGAAGATCTGCCAGCGGACTTATATGAAAAATACAAAGCGGTTATTTTGTCTCCCGGTCCGGGCCTTCCTAAAACTTCTGGAAAACTCCTTTCACATTTACAATCGGTATACCAATCTTTACCAGTTTTAGGAATTTGTCTCGGCCATCAGGCCATTGCAGAAGTTGCTGGTGCGAGTTTGGAACAAACACCAGAGATCTTTCACGGGCGCCCTTCTGAGATCCAACATAATGGGATGGGTCTTTTTAAAAACATTCCTAATGGATTTTTAGCCAATCGATATCATTCTTGGGCCGTATCAAAAGTTTCTTTGCCGCAGGAATTGGAAGTGACAGCTGAAACAAAAGATGGGGTGATCATGGGAATCCGTCACAGAAAATGGAATAAGGTTTTTGGGGTGCAGTTTCATCCTGAATCCATCCTTACAGAACATGGGGAAACCTTACTTCGTAACTTCTATGAGGAAGTCATTACATGA
- a CDS encoding acyl-CoA dehydrogenase family protein, which produces MIDFSITDEQKALRDLAKDFAKNEMIPKAEHHDHTGEYPKEILKKAFDVGLMNMHIPAEYGGAGLGVLDELIASEELFYGCSGMATAILANNLALAPVLLGADDYVMKKFIQPMTETFTLAAYAVTEPGAGSDVAGIRTTAKRVGDEYIINGSKMWITNAGHADWFFVLAKTDPNAGHKGMTGFIVDAKSPGIIIGKKEKNMGQRCSDTRGVTFEDVKVPKENMIGKEGEGFKIAMGAFDKTRPAVAIGAVGVARAALDHSIRYANTRNAFGKPISVNQGVSFLIAEMARDIEAGRLLCWQSAWLIDNGFRNTYQASIAKVFCADMAMRVTTDAVQIFGGYGFNEEYPVEKLMRDAKIFQIYEGTSQIQRVIISKFLNDGVGIETPNA; this is translated from the coding sequence ATGATCGACTTTTCTATCACCGATGAACAAAAAGCCCTCCGCGATTTAGCTAAAGATTTCGCCAAAAATGAAATGATTCCCAAAGCGGAACACCATGACCACACAGGTGAATATCCGAAAGAAATTTTAAAGAAAGCTTTTGACGTAGGTCTTATGAATATGCACATCCCGGCAGAATATGGCGGGGCAGGCCTTGGTGTCCTAGACGAACTCATTGCCTCTGAAGAGTTGTTTTATGGTTGTTCGGGAATGGCCACTGCCATCCTAGCAAACAACCTTGCATTAGCACCTGTACTACTCGGTGCTGATGACTACGTAATGAAAAAATTCATCCAACCAATGACAGAAACTTTCACATTGGCAGCTTACGCGGTAACGGAACCAGGTGCAGGTTCTGACGTAGCTGGAATTCGAACCACAGCAAAACGAGTTGGTGATGAATACATCATCAATGGATCCAAAATGTGGATCACTAACGCAGGTCATGCGGATTGGTTTTTTGTTTTAGCAAAGACAGATCCAAATGCTGGTCATAAAGGTATGACTGGATTCATCGTAGATGCAAAATCCCCTGGAATCATCATCGGTAAAAAAGAAAAGAATATGGGACAACGTTGTTCCGACACTCGTGGTGTTACTTTTGAAGATGTAAAAGTTCCTAAAGAAAACATGATCGGAAAAGAGGGAGAAGGTTTTAAAATTGCAATGGGTGCTTTTGATAAAACTCGCCCAGCAGTTGCCATTGGTGCTGTGGGTGTCGCTCGTGCAGCCCTTGACCATTCCATCCGTTATGCGAACACTCGTAATGCGTTTGGAAAACCAATTTCTGTAAACCAAGGTGTGAGTTTTTTAATCGCAGAAATGGCTCGTGACATCGAAGCAGGAAGACTACTTTGTTGGCAGTCTGCTTGGCTTATCGATAATGGATTTAGAAATACATACCAAGCATCGATTGCAAAAGTATTTTGTGCTGATATGGCAATGCGTGTGACAACCGATGCAGTTCAAATTTTTGGCGGTTACGGATTCAACGAAGAATACCCTGTAGAAAAATTGATGCGTGATGCAAAGATTTTCCAAATCTACGAAGGTACTTCACAAATCCAACGTGTGATCATTTCCAAATTTCTCAATGACGGGGTTGGGATCGAAACTCCTAACGCTTAA
- a CDS encoding YebC/PmpR family DNA-binding transcriptional regulator: MSGHSKWATIRRKKGAIDAKRGAIFTRIAKEISVAAKDGGGDQEANPRLRLAVTKAKAANMPKDNIERAIKKGTGGLEGMVYEECLYECYAPGGVAVMVDVLTDKKSRTTPEIKSILTKLGGSLANAGAVSRLFERKGQLTLKADQISEEALFDLALGAGAEDIQVNDGMYTVLTAPAEYEAVQSALSSKGLNMEESEIKYVPMTTVEVNDKETAEKIMKLIDNLEANDDVQGVSSNFELGDGVELD; encoded by the coding sequence ATGTCAGGACACTCGAAATGGGCGACGATTCGAAGAAAAAAGGGAGCCATTGACGCCAAAAGAGGCGCCATCTTCACAAGGATTGCCAAAGAAATTTCCGTAGCAGCCAAAGATGGTGGTGGAGACCAAGAAGCAAATCCAAGACTTCGCCTCGCTGTCACAAAAGCAAAAGCAGCCAACATGCCTAAAGACAATATCGAACGTGCCATCAAAAAGGGTACCGGTGGTTTGGAAGGTATGGTCTACGAAGAGTGTCTGTACGAATGTTACGCACCTGGTGGTGTTGCGGTTATGGTGGATGTCCTCACTGATAAAAAATCTCGTACAACCCCAGAAATTAAAAGCATTCTAACAAAACTTGGTGGTTCCCTCGCCAATGCAGGTGCTGTGTCTCGACTTTTCGAAAGAAAAGGCCAACTCACTCTAAAAGCTGATCAAATTTCAGAAGAAGCTTTGTTTGATTTAGCACTGGGCGCCGGTGCCGAAGACATCCAAGTCAATGATGGAATGTATACAGTTCTCACTGCTCCTGCAGAATATGAAGCGGTGCAATCAGCGCTTTCTTCAAAGGGACTGAATATGGAAGAATCCGAAATTAAATATGTCCCGATGACTACTGTGGAAGTAAATGATAAGGAAACTGCCGAAAAAATCATGAAGTTAATTGATAACTTGGAAGCGAATGACGATGTGCAAGGTGTCAGTTCCAACTTTGAGTTAGGTGATGGAGTTGAGCTCGACTAA
- a CDS encoding GlsB/YeaQ/YmgE family stress response membrane protein yields the protein MFSFIWFLLIGLAAGWLAGRILRGRGFGLIANLVIGVVGSFLGGIVFGLLGFRSYGLIAELIVAVIGAILLIFIAGIIKKR from the coding sequence ATGTTTAGTTTTATTTGGTTTTTACTGATTGGTCTTGCGGCAGGTTGGCTTGCAGGTCGTATTTTGCGTGGAAGAGGATTTGGCCTGATTGCCAACTTGGTGATCGGTGTGGTGGGATCCTTTTTGGGTGGGATTGTATTTGGACTTTTGGGTTTTCGTTCTTACGGACTAATCGCAGAACTCATTGTTGCCGTGATCGGAGCGATTTTGCTTATCTTCATCGCAGGGATCATTAAAAAAAGATAA
- a CDS encoding EAL domain-containing protein, whose translation MKNQLLTGPYYFGMKDLDVFKKYFIQENQGKPLFLIRFENIAGTELTDFLDLLRTEFYSCLDLEDISFGFHYIEKQDILLMGISPLFEWDIERFPNIENSVGKFQQQCLQNKTVSFHFGVSRTQSNFISDSEEIYNELFKSSEKNLNDNLVRWSWTYYNKANTYISGSVHEAMIQPTVIFNPKDKTYSVKGGEVFLGGGAYIGYKDLINDIPSDQDLNRIELLILEKLIIACESAPGLLKFNISPQSLIDTFSHIDRVDRLQRLIQNKDLLPENIRFELVEKPYDDSHFPLKDVCHAFYSHGMSFAADDFGVKSQSHQIVLDLGIMIKEFKLDPISFKFKIEEDQIKFLDNLAFIDYCKRLADNREAVITAEAVEDYDTLRFLMEHQIYQFQANILFGKMTVSDYKRDFDLLHSIHEDVVKEVLTDKILSEKQKKVGNLFRVASEAGLI comes from the coding sequence TTGAAAAATCAACTTTTAACTGGTCCCTATTATTTTGGTATGAAGGACTTGGATGTGTTCAAAAAATATTTCATCCAAGAAAACCAAGGGAAACCTCTTTTCCTCATTCGTTTCGAAAATATTGCCGGCACCGAGCTGACTGATTTCCTAGATCTACTGCGAACCGAGTTTTATTCCTGTTTGGATTTAGAAGACATATCTTTCGGTTTTCATTACATAGAAAAACAAGATATTTTACTGATGGGAATTTCTCCACTTTTTGAATGGGATATCGAACGATTTCCCAATATCGAAAATTCCGTTGGTAAATTCCAACAACAATGTTTACAAAATAAAACTGTTTCCTTTCATTTCGGAGTTTCTAGAACCCAGTCCAATTTTATTTCCGACAGTGAAGAGATTTATAACGAACTTTTTAAATCATCAGAAAAAAATCTTAATGATAACTTAGTTCGTTGGAGTTGGACTTACTACAACAAAGCCAACACATATATTTCTGGATCGGTTCATGAAGCCATGATCCAACCGACTGTTATTTTTAATCCGAAAGACAAAACATATTCAGTAAAAGGTGGGGAAGTATTTCTTGGTGGTGGCGCTTACATTGGTTATAAAGATCTAATCAATGACATACCATCTGACCAAGATCTAAATCGTATCGAACTTTTAATTTTGGAAAAACTAATCATTGCCTGCGAAAGCGCACCAGGATTATTAAAGTTTAATATTTCTCCTCAATCGTTGATTGATACCTTTTCCCATATTGATCGTGTGGACAGGTTACAACGACTCATCCAAAACAAAGATTTACTTCCTGAAAACATAAGATTTGAACTCGTAGAAAAACCTTATGATGATTCACATTTTCCTTTAAAGGATGTCTGCCATGCATTCTATTCTCACGGAATGAGTTTTGCCGCAGATGACTTCGGTGTTAAAAGCCAGTCTCACCAAATTGTTTTGGATCTTGGGATTATGATCAAAGAATTTAAATTGGATCCAATCAGTTTTAAATTTAAAATCGAAGAAGACCAAATTAAATTTTTGGACAACTTAGCATTTATTGATTATTGCAAACGTCTTGCTGACAACAGAGAGGCCGTGATTACCGCAGAAGCTGTAGAAGATTACGATACTTTACGATTTCTAATGGAACACCAAATTTATCAATTCCAAGCCAATATCCTTTTTGGAAAAATGACAGTATCCGATTATAAAAGAGATTTTGACCTTCTTCATTCCATTCATGAAGATGTTGTGAAAGAAGTATTGACAGATAAAATTTTGTCAGAAAAACAAAAGAAAGTTGGGAATTTGTTTCGAGTTGCATCAGAGGCGGGTTTAATTTAA
- a CDS encoding response regulator: protein MAIENDLNSAQDLENIFLGLRQRVVITKFSQTVQEYVKSANPDIILMGLTFKDKKELEFVLELRRDVITHNIPILAMIPKEDTNFIANQKALGFTDYMIKPLAKQPLLDRIHSHIEEYKFSESSKTRDNMSFIVVDRGHGRVLFQCRANLKRYVFPEFKKIFTPNFLKSILTEWICFDVRVVPELGKEEVEVFERVLKLFVGHEKVVFIAGRHMGAFIEHASDDEKMLVFMAPNEFDEYIKLEEQKVEEQRKKEKKEKYAKESGKESPPPPPTNLGEVKIEIPLGGAALPTLPEDPNTSNVSSETPTKTDSSENPPQS from the coding sequence ATGGCGATAGAAAACGATCTAAACTCCGCACAGGATTTAGAAAACATCTTCCTTGGTTTACGCCAACGAGTTGTCATAACAAAATTTTCTCAAACAGTCCAGGAGTATGTAAAATCCGCTAACCCAGACATCATTCTTATGGGATTGACCTTTAAGGATAAAAAAGAATTAGAATTTGTTTTGGAACTACGTCGAGATGTAATTACACATAATATTCCAATCCTCGCAATGATTCCGAAAGAAGATACTAACTTCATTGCAAACCAAAAAGCCCTTGGTTTTACCGATTATATGATAAAACCTTTGGCGAAACAACCACTACTTGATCGAATCCATTCCCATATTGAAGAATATAAATTCAGCGAGTCTTCAAAAACAAGAGACAATATGTCTTTCATTGTTGTGGACCGAGGTCATGGACGGGTGTTGTTTCAATGTCGGGCCAATCTCAAAAGATATGTATTTCCTGAATTCAAAAAAATATTCACTCCTAATTTTTTGAAATCCATTCTGACTGAATGGATTTGTTTTGATGTTCGCGTAGTACCGGAACTTGGCAAAGAAGAAGTAGAAGTATTTGAACGAGTTTTGAAATTATTTGTAGGCCATGAAAAAGTTGTGTTTATTGCTGGTCGCCACATGGGAGCATTCATTGAACATGCATCAGACGATGAAAAAATGTTAGTGTTTATGGCACCCAACGAATTTGATGAATATATAAAACTGGAAGAACAAAAAGTAGAAGAACAACGTAAAAAAGAGAAAAAAGAAAAATATGCAAAAGAAAGCGGAAAAGAAAGTCCGCCACCTCCTCCTACAAATTTAGGTGAAGTTAAGATAGAAATTCCCTTGGGTGGTGCTGCACTTCCAACATTACCAGAAGATCCAAACACTTCTAATGTTTCTTCAGAAACACCAACGAAGACGGATTCATCAGAAAATCCTCCTCAATCATAA